From the genome of Brassica oleracea var. oleracea cultivar TO1000 chromosome C4, BOL, whole genome shotgun sequence:
GTATCCCACATCTTGTGTGTACTTCACTCAAGTTTGGAGGATTGAGCTACTGCTGAAAAAATTTGCGAGTTGTGATGATTATGATCTGAGGCAAATGGCTAAAGATATGCAAGTTAAGTTTACTAAGTACTGGAGGAATACAACATCATTTTGGCTATGGGAGCAATATTAGATCCAAGAATGAAGTTGGATGTGCTTGAGAAAGCTTATGAGAGAGTGGATCCTGCTACTTCTAGCTTAAAAACTGAAGTACTTAGGACTAACTTAACTGATCTTTATAAGGAGTATCAGGATAGGACCCGGGGCAGTTCTTCAGGTGCTTCATTTGTTCCAAATCCACAGGATCTAGTTACTGAATCTCCTCTTGAAGATGATTTAGACAATGTAAGTTCTCAGCATCATCACTCATATTTTTCATTTACACGGCTGTTTGGTTGCTTGCTTGAACTCATTTACAGGATCTAGTTGCTTCTAACTTTCAATTTAATATTAGGATCTCTTTGAACTAGAAAGAAGCCTTGGAAGTAATATGGGAAACACAAAAACACATTTAGATGTGTATTTGGAGGAGAAAAGGCTAGATAGAAAGTCATTTCCTGATTTGGATGTTTTAAGCTATTGGAGAGAGAACCAGTTTAGATTTGGTGATTTAGCTGTTGGATAAGCTTCAAGGTTACTTGAAGATCGAGTTATTCATTAAAGATAAGTAGAATAACTTATATGTTTAGGATAAAGCTAAGAATCCTAGATAGACTAGTAATAGGTTAAGATAAGGATCCCTATTACCTATATAAAGAGATCTAATGTAAGATGATCTAATTGTAAGAAAGAAAGCTAAGAAAGAAATAAATAAAACAAAGAACCGTTTTATAAGTTTTGTGTTTTTGATTCCTTTATTTGGTATCAGAGCTTGTGGTTATTATTGATCGCATAAACCATGGCGGATTCAAAGGCATTAGTGAAGATAAAAGATGGCGTACCTGGAGCTGTGGTCTGTCCGATGTTGACAACGTCGAACTACACAGTTTGGGCAATGAGGATGAAAGTTCTTCTGCGTGTTCATAAGGTTTGGGAAACAATTGAGCTAGGAACAGAAGACGACGAGAAGAATGATGTAGCAACAGTACTTCTGTTCCAGTCGATACCTGAAGGACTGATTTTGCAAGTTGGAGACCTAGGTTCCCCTAAGGTGATATGGGAAGCTATTAAGACAAGAAACCTAGGAGCAGAACGAGTTAAATCAGCCTGTCTCCAAACATTGATGAATGAGTTCGATCGTATGAAGATGGAGGACTCCGACTCTATTGATACGTTCTCAGGAAAGATATCAGAACTTGCTTCTAAGGCGGCATCGTTAGGTCAAAGTATTGAAGGACCAAAGGTCGTGAAGAAGTTCCTTAATAGCCTACCTCCGAAATTCATTCATATGACAGCATCTTTAGAGCAGTTGTTAGACTTAGAGACGACTAGCTTTGAAGACATTATCGGAAGACTTAAAGCTTATGAAGAACGTATAAAAGGGTATGAACCGTTTGAGCAACAAGGAAGTCTTCTGTACTCAAATTCTGAGAAGTCATATGATCAAAGAGGGTCAGATAATGGAGGAAGAGGCAGAGGCCAAAACAGAGGACATGGACGAGGTAACAGAGGCAGAGGTCGTGGCAGGAGCAACACACACGAGAAAAGTAAAGAGAAGAAGGACTATTCTCAGATCGTGTGCTATAACTGCAAGAAGAAGGGACACTTTGCATCTGTGTGTACTGAAAAGAAAGACGAGGAAGAGCTCAACAAAGCAGAGACAAAAGTTGCGGATGAAGCACTATATATGCATGAGGTAGTGTTTCTTAATGAAGGCAAGGTCATGCCTAAGAGGCTCGAGTCAGACACGAAGGAAGACGGTGTCTGGTATTTAGACAATAGCGCTTCAAACCACATGACCGGAGAGAGGTCTTACTTCTCAGAGATGAATGAAAACATCAAAGGGAAAGTAAAGTTTGGAGATGGCTCATTCGTTGATATAAGTGGCAAGGGTTCGATTCTCTTTGAAGCTAAGACAGGAGAGCATAAACTGCTTACAGATATCTACTACATTCCTGAACTAAGGAGTAACATCCTAAGCTTAGGACAAGCAACGGAGCAAGGATGTGATGTTCGAATGAAAGACAACTACTTGACTCTAAAAGATCCTGAAGGGAGATTGCTTGTTAAAGTCATGAAAACAGCAAATCGTCTCTATAAGCTGAAGTTACAAGTGGGAAGAGCAACCTGTCTGCACACAAGATTGCAGGAGGAACCATGGAGATGGCATGCCAGACTCGGCCATGTTAACTTCAAAACGATAAGAGCTATGGCAACACAAGGAATGGTATATGGTTTGCCGGAGATAAGTGAAGAACAACGTCTCTGTGACTCATGCCTGGTAGGGAAGCAGACACGACGACCGTTTCCAAAAGCAACGATGTTCAGGTCGTCACGTCCCCTCGAACTCCTACACGCAGACCTTTGTGGTCCAATCTCACCTGCAACTCTCTCTCTCAACCGATATATCTTTGTGATTATTGATGATTGCACAAGGTATATGTGGTCGATATTGATGAAAGATAAGAGTGACGCGTTCGAAAAATTTAAGACATTCAAGAAGCTGGTTGAAAAGGACTTCAACAAAGAAATAATGACGCTACACACAGACAGAGGTGGTGAATTTACTTTACACGAATTCAATAAATATTGTGACAGCATCGGCATAAGAAGGCATCTGACAGCACCCTATACTCCGCAGCAGAACGGCGTAGTGGAGCNNNNNNNNNNNNNNNNNNNNNNNNNNNNNNNNNNNNNNNNNNNNNNNNNNNNNNNNNNNNNNNNNNNNNNNNNNNNNNNNNNNNNNNNNNNNNNGAGCAAGGATGTGATGTTCGAATGAAAGACAACTACTTGACTCTAAAAGATCCTGAAGGGAGATTGCTTGTTAAAGTCATGAGAACAGCAAATCGTCTCTATAAGCTGAAGTTACAAGTGCTAAGAGCAACCTGTCTGCACACAAGATTGGAGGAGGAACCATGGAGATGGCATGCCAGACTCGGCCATGTTAACTTCAAAACGATAAGAGCTATGGCAACTCAAGGAATGGTATATGTTTGCCGGAGATAAGTGAAGAACAATGTCTCTGTGACTCATGCCTGGTAGGGAAGCAGACACGACGACCGTTTCCAAAAGCAACGAAGTTCAGGTCGTCACGTCCCCTCGAACTCCTACACGCAGACCTTTGTGGTCCAATCTCACCTGCAACTCTCTCTCTCAACCGATATATCTTGGTGATTATTGATGATTGCACAAGGTATATGTGGTCGATATTGATGAAAGATAAGAGTGACGCGTTCGAAAAATTTAAGACATTCAAGAAGCTGGTTGAAAAGGACTTCAACAAAGAAATAATGACGCTACGCACAGACAGAGGTGGTGAATTTACTTCACACGAGTTCAATAAATATTGTGACAGCAACGGCATAAGAAGGCATCTGACAGCACCCTATACTCCGCAGCAGAACGGCGTAGTGGAGCATAGAAATTGGACACTAATGGAGATGAATGTTTGAGATATGTTAGCAAATGAGCATTCATCTAGACATAGAGCTTGCTTAGAATTGTGTCTAGGCTTAAGGTTGATAGTTTGATTGATCATTTGCCATCCTTAGTTCGATACCTGATCGCCCAAGGTCTAATCCCTATGCCCATGAGTTCTCTTTTCCCTTAGTAAAGAAAGTCATTTCATTTATCATTAATCATTAGTTTAGAAACCTTTTAAATCATTGGTTGCACTTAGATTAAGTGAGTACTTGCATTCTCGGTGCTTTCACATCTCTCAGAACTGGTTCGACAATCACTATACTACAACATTTGTCTTAGGAGCCTTGAAAACTCCTAATATCAACATGCTACCTACTTGATTAACAGAGTACCCACAAGGTCTTTGTCTAATCAAACTCCCTATGAAAGTATAAAAGGAAAGAAGCCGAGCATATCTCACATTAGAGTCTTCGGGTGTATAGCGTACGCAAAGAAAGACTCAGGTCAGCTAAGGAAGCTCGATGACAGATCAGAAGCTGCTGTTCACTTGGGTATTGAACCAGGAACCAAGGCTTATAGACTCTACAATCCTACTTCAAAACGGATAATTGTAAGTCGAGATGTGATCTTTGATGAAAAGGCTCGTTGGAATTGGTAGGGAGAAGGCAAGCAAGTCCAAACTGAGCCTGAGCCTGGAATGTTTCACATGACGTGGGGTAGTTCAGAAGACAGTGGAAGCTGTCCGTTTGTAGCTACAGAAGAAGACAATGCTGCAGAGACCGTAACCAATCTACCTGGAACAGAGGAAGCCGGTTCTGAGACAAGACAAGAGGAGCACGAGCCTACGCGAGAAGTAAGACGCTCGTCTTGAGAATCCAACAAACCTGGCTACCTTAAAGATTATGTGCTGCTAGCTGATATAGAATGCGAAGTGTTACTACTTGCGTTCAACGATGAACCGGTATCAATACAAGAAGCACTCAAAGACAAACGATGGAGAAGTGCTTGTAAGGATGAGATCGGGTCCATAGACAAGAATGAAACATGGGTGCTATTGGAGAAACCACACGGAGTGAAGCTGATAGGACTCAAGTGGATCTTCAAGATTAAGAGAAACGCAGACGACAGCATAAATAAATACAAGTCAAGGCTCGTCGCCAAAGGGTATGTTCAAGAACACGGTATAGACTTTGATGAAGTCTTCGCTCCAGTGTCTCGGATTGAAACTATAAGGCTACTGGTTAGCTTTGTTGCTGCAAAGAAGTGGGAGATTCATCATCTAGATGTTAAAACGGCCTTTCTACATGGTGAGTTGATTGAAGACGTGTACGTAACGCAACCGGAAGGGTTCGTAAAGAAAGGTGAAGAGCATAAAGTCTACAAGTTAAAGAAAGCGTTGTACGGACTGCGTCAAGCTCCCAGGACATGGAACACGAAGCTGGATCAGATATTGAAAGGCTTAAGATTCAGGAAGTGTGCTAAGGAAAACTCAGTCTATCGCAAAGAAGAGAAAGATACGCTACTCATAGTAGCCATATATGTCGATGATTTGTTCATCACTGGAAACTCGTTAAAGGCGATCAAGGGGTTTAAAGATGTCGGACTTGGGCCTACTAACCTACTATCTCGGCATAGAAGTGAAACAGAGTGCGAGAGGTATCTCGATCCAACATGAAGCTTATGCTCGACGCATACTGGAAGAAACAGACATGAGCGACTGTAACTCAGTCTGTATACCAATGGAGTTTGGTCTGCATCTTTCAAAAGCATTGGAAGAACCTGAAATAGATGCAAGCAAATACATAAGGAAGATAGGATGTCTAAGATACTTAATGCATACGAGACCAGACATGGCGTTTAGTGTTGGCATATTAAGCAAGTTCATGCATTCACCACAAGAATCGCATGGAAAAGCCTTAAAGCAAGTACTACGGTATTTGAAAGGTACGTGTGGCTACGGTTTGATGTTCAAGCACGGAGGATCTCAAGAACTCGTTGGCTACAGCGACAGCAGCCACAACACAGATCCAGACGATGGAAGAAGCATGACTGGACATCTGTTTTGTCTCGGTGACACACCAGTCACATGGTGCTCGCAGAAACAAGACGTTGTGGCTCTATCCTCTTGTGAAGCAGAGTTCATGGTCGCAACAGAAGCTGCTAAGCAAGCTATTTGGCTTCAAGACTTGATGAGTGAGATCACAGGAAGAAAGCTTGAAAGAACTCTGATCCGTGTGGACAACAAATCAGCTATTGCACTTGCCAAGAACCCAGTGTTCCACCGACGCAGCAAACACATTCACAAGCGCTTCCACTTTATTAGAGAGTGTGTCGAACGGGAGCTAATCGACGTGGAGCACATACCAGGAACAGAACAACGCGCAGACATACTAACTAAATCACTGGCAAGGATCAAGTTCAAAGAGATGAGGGAGACGATCAAGGTACAAGACCGCAGTGCAAATGACTTGAAGCTTAGAAGGGAGAATGTTGGATAAGCTTCAAGGTTACTTGAAGATCAAGTTATTCATTAAAGATAAGTAGAATAACTTATATGTTTAGGATAAAGCTAAGAATCCTAGATAGACTAGTAATAGGTTAAGATAAGGATCCCTATTACCTATATAAAGAGATCTAATGTAAGATGATCTAATTGTAAGAAAGAAAGCTAAGAAAGAAATAAATAAAACAAAGAACCGTTTTATAAGTTTTGTGTTTTTGATTCCTTTATTAGCTACTATGACACGTGATATACTTAGTATCCCAATCACCACGGTTGCTTCAGAATCAGTGTTTAGCATTGGTGGTCGAGTGTTAACTCCCTACAGAAACTGTTTGCTTCCCAAGAATGTTCAAGCTTTGCTTTGTACCTGTAACTGGCTGCGTGGATTTGCAGAATATGAAGATAAATTTCATAATTTATTAAAACTATGACTTGTTGACTTGTAGGTACTATAGAAGATGTTGATGATATGTGCAAGGAAGATGATGTTGGGAAGACTACAAGTGCTTATGGAGTTGGAAGTTCAAGATCAGAAGGCTCAAGTGTACCACCATGAGACATGTTTGAGACTTTCTTTTATTATGTTTGGAAACATAACGAGAACAAAATTTGGTGCCTTTGTTTTGGTAGTTATTGAACTTGTTTAAGTTATTAAGTTTGTTATTGTAATGCCACTTTGAGATTCTAGTTATTTGATTATATATTTGTTGGCATCAGTCGTATGTAGCAACTAGCAAGTAAGGATCCTACTTGTTTGGGACACTTATTGCCGGCTGAGTCGTAGGTGAGACTCATCACAAGAGATGTTGACAAGCAACTCCATTATTCTTGTTTGGTGTCTCACAGTCTCACGACTCTCTCTTGATCCTTGGTTTTAATATGTTCCAACATTTGGGTTCAATTAATACTAAAGGTTTCAAACATTTCTTTCACAATTGAAGATTTTCTTATTTTTATACAGGTTTTCAAATTGTTTTTATCATTTTATTTTAAATTAAGAAGTGACCATTAAAAGTTACAATATTATTTAAGAATATAAATTTTTGTACCATAAAAATTCGTTTTACAATATAATTAAAACAAGAAAGGTATAAAACAAATTAAAAAAGTGTTAAATGAGTCTAAATGGATCTTAATGGGTCAAAGTAAAATTTGTGGGTTTAAATGAAGAACCCTAATAAACCTTAAACTAAATGGGTCTAAACGGGTTTAGGTTCTAAATGAGGTGGGTTTACCCATTTTAACATCCCTAGGTTTGAGAATTCCAGTTAAGCAGTGATCACTTGGGAGTTTTAGCTTCGTGACAGAACCAGTCGTGTTATCGCACATGACACAGTGAAAGTAGTCGCTGTTGTTACAACAGCGGGATTCAAACTCGTTCTTGAACCGCACAAGAGCTCGGATCTGGTCCGGACGACAAGCGGGAAGTCCGACAACGAGAGCATTTATCATTATGATGCTTGATGCAAAGACACAACAAAGAAAATGCAAACGTAAGCATGATGTGGCCATTATGAAAACTTTCAGAAGGAACAATGTTTTCTTTACGAATAGATACAAAGAAGATGAGTCTTGGTATAGTGGGGATTGGCGAAAAGTATGTTTAAGAACAAACCAGATCAAAGAAGTAAAGTTTTTAACGGTTGCACTCAATAGTGTAACACTAAGAGAAATGGAATTAGTGAGATAATGGATTGGAGAAGACTAAGTCAAATTCTCAAAGTGAGTTTAGTCCCTTCTTAGTGCCTTATAAAGCTTATTAATTTTCATTTGATTGTAGAAAACTAAGAAAAGAGTCTTCTGGAATTTCACACATTCTTTTTTAGTGGAAACGTATTTCTTCTCTGTTGAGCCCAATTGAATTCTCGGGCAATGTTGGTTGTCCCCTGCTCTCATGACCCACAGAAAAAGATATAACAAAATAATGATAAAAGGTTTTGATAGTAAAGACATAAACATGAAGCAAATGACATGAAGTTTAGCATTAATAGTTGAACTGGTTAAGTAATTATTTGTTTGACTTCAGGCTTTTCTGTATAACGTAAACAAGAATTGGATGCAGATTGTTTTGGTTATATATTTACATTTAAAAAAGGATCTCGTGAATGTCTATTTCGAGATTGAGTTCTTGAGACGTCTGACTCTTTATTTTCACTTGATCTAGTTTTGTATCTAAACAGGAAGCTGAGAGATGAAGTCGTCCCTTAAGATATATTCAGCTCATATTAATTTAAGAATAAGTGAATAACCAAAGCCGTATATCATAAACCTTTCAGACTACCATCAGCCAAAAGAGAGGATCCTTTAAAGAGAACAAAGGCTACATAAACCAGTAAGACCACTTCTTACATATTACTTTCTTTGTTTTTCTTATTATTAAAACTGTCCCATCTTGAATCCATAGACATAAACAATGTAACTGGATCTGTTTCCTTGTGCTTATCCGGACCAACAATCTTGACAAACCACTGTGGCCTGTATGAAGCAATTACATGTGCTATTACCAATCCAAACAACAAGCCAGGTCCATACCCTATAACCACTGCTTTCCAGTTTAGCACACCTTCCTCTTCTTCTTCGTCTTCTTCCTTTGGTTGTCGTGTTGGTGGCGTAAAGCAACTTTGCTCTAAAGGAAGACCACATAGACCCACATTCCCTTCGAAGGAGGATTTAGGTTGCCCAGTTATTTGTGTTGCTTGTGGTATTACACCTTTGAGTTGGTTATGAGCCACACTTATGTACGCCAAAAACGAGAGGCTCCCAAGTCCTCGAGGAATATCACCTGATAGTTTGTTTCTTGACAGGTCTAGTGACTCAAGCTCCGTGACATTTTCCAAAGACAGAGGAATATGTCCCGTGAAAGCGTTGTTTGATAAGTTAAGTGCAATCAATGTCTTCAAGAGACCAATAGATTCAGGAATTTGTCCTTCAAGTCTGTTTCCAGAAAAATCAATGGTGGCATATGAAGTGAGAACCTTCCCTTGCTCCATGAATAGACCTTTGTATTGGAGATCTATGGTATCTTCATAGATATAGCCAGGAATTTCATTGTAGTCTCCCATATACAAACTCCCATCTTCAGTCATAACTTTCCAGTTCACAAAGTAATCTTGGGGCAAGCTTCCTGTAAATTTGTTATCAGCAATTTCAAGTATGCGTAGCTCAGGAAACGCTAGAGGACCTTGACCAGGAGGAGATATAGGACCGTAGAATCTGTTTGAGCGGAGAGTAAATGCTTGCAAGTTAGGCAAACCCTTGAGCCAGAAAGGAAATGTGTCTTTGATGTTGTTGTTGTCCACACTTAGAAACTTTAGAGAGGAGCAATTCAGAAGAGACCTTGGAAGCTTCCCTGTTAGTTGATTGAAACCAACATCAAGTGTCCGAAGCAAGGCACCATCATAGCAATTGTCTGGAAGACTTCCTTCCAGGTTGTTCTTCCGGAGATTCACAACAATAAGAGAGTTTTGTAGATTACTCAGGCATCGAGGGATTGAACCGGTGAAGTTGTTGTAGGAGAGATCAAGAAGAGCAAGCATGCTTTGGTTACAGACTGCAATAGGTATGCTCCCTGTGAAACTATTGTTCCATGCAGATAGGACGGTGAGAGAGTGTGGTGGATTAGGAAACGGTCCTTTGAAATGGTTTAAGGCCAAATCTAATATCTTCAACGATGAATTCTGTAAAACATCTTCTGAACCTTCAAACCCTGTGAAAGAGTTATTAACAAGACTCACCATGCTCAAACGAGGAAGGTTCCAAAACCACTCAGGAACCTTCCCTTTGATTTTATTGTGGGAAATGTCTATAAGCTCCAAGTTGTGAAGGCTCTTTAAGAAGTTTGGAAACTCTATGATGTCACAGCCGGACAAACCTAACTTCTCTAGGCTCAGTGGGACGTCTGAATCTGAGCCGAAACTAGTTGATGATATACTATTACCGGAAAGAACAAGTTTCAACAATGATTTGAGAGAGGAGAAGATTCTAATGTCAATTGGGTAGCTTATGTTTTGGAAGGAAAGGTCGAGAAACTTGAGGGTTATGAGGTTTGAGATAGGCTCTAGTACTTGCCCTTCGAAATGGTTATGAGAAAGGGACAAGTGCTCAAGCCTTAGTGACGAAGAAGAATTGAGAATATTGATGGAGCCAGTGAGATAGTTTTCACTGAGATCAAGACGTGTCAAGAAAGGCATAGAGAGCAGAGTAGAAGGAATGTCTCCAGAGAAGTGATTATAGGAAAGGTCTAAAGTAGAAAGCTTG
Proteins encoded in this window:
- the LOC106338080 gene encoding uncharacterized protein LOC106338080, yielding MKLDVLEKAYERVDPATSSLKTEVLRTNLTDLYKEYQDRTRGSSSGASFVPNPQDLVTESPLEDDLDNDLFELERSLGSNMGNTKTHLDVYLEEKRLDRKSFPDLDVLSYWRENQFRFGDLAVG
- the LOC106341703 gene encoding receptor-like protein 12, whose amino-acid sequence is MTTIMSGLHLLLRYISLFVIFTSSFTLVVGLSGCHPDQIQALEQFKNEFDSRNCNQTDYLNGVQCDNATGAVTELQLPSGCLIGTLKPNSSLFELRHLRHLNLSHNNFTSSSLPSEFSNLSRLEVLSLSSNSFIGQVPSLFSKLTWLNQLDLSHNQLTGSFQLVQNLSKLSTLDLSYNHFSGDIPSTLLSMPFLTRLDLSENYLTGSINILNSSSSLRLEHLSLSHNHFEGQVLEPISNLITLKFLDLSFQNISYPIDIRIFSSLKSLLKLVLSGNSISSTSFGSDSDVPLSLEKLGLSGCDIIEFPNFLKSLHNLELIDISHNKIKGKVPEWFWNLPRLSMVSLVNNSFTGFEGSEDVLQNSSLKILDLALNHFKGPFPNPPHSLTVLSAWNNSFTGSIPIAVCNQSMLALLDLSYNNFTGSIPRCLSNLQNSLIVVNLRKNNLEGSLPDNCYDGALLRTLDVGFNQLTGKLPRSLLNCSSLKFLSVDNNNIKDTFPFWLKGLPNLQAFTLRSNRFYGPISPPGSLPQDYFVNWKVMTEDGSLYMGDYNEIPGYIYEDTIDLQYKGLFMEQGKVLTSYATIDFSGNRLEGQIPESIGLLKTLIALNLSNNAFTGHIPLSLENVTELESLDLSRNKLSGDIPRGLGSLSFLAYISVAHNQLKGVIPQATQITGQPKSSFEGNVGLCGLPLEQSCFTPPTRQPKEEDEEEEEGVLNWKAVVIGYGPGLLFGLVIAHVIASYRPQWFVKIVGPDKHKETDPVTLFMSMDSRWDSFNNKKNKESNM